The following are from one region of the Sulfurimicrobium lacus genome:
- a CDS encoding 4Fe-4S dicluster domain-containing protein: MNTTLCISSIRPGSPFVALIEKISGQNLLACYQCGKCSAGCPMAPHMDVLPNQIIRLAQLGMKEKLLTTRSIWVCVSCMTCNSRCPKDIRIAEVFEALREMVLRDGSRDDRLDVRELSPEARGALPPIAMISAMRKLTS, encoded by the coding sequence ATGAATACCACCCTATGCATCTCCTCGATTCGCCCTGGCAGCCCTTTTGTTGCGCTGATTGAAAAGATCAGCGGCCAGAATCTGCTGGCCTGCTACCAGTGCGGCAAGTGCTCCGCCGGTTGCCCAATGGCGCCCCACATGGACGTGCTGCCCAACCAGATCATCCGCCTTGCCCAACTCGGGATGAAGGAGAAGCTGCTGACCACGCGCTCCATCTGGGTGTGCGTGTCCTGCATGACCTGCAATTCGCGTTGCCCCAAGGACATCCGCATCGCCGAGGTGTTCGAGGCGTTGCGCGAGATGGTGCTGCGCGACGGCAGCCGCGACGACCGGCTGGATGTCCGCGAGCTGTCCCCCGAGGCGCGCGGCGCATTGCCGCCGATCGCCATGATCAGCGCCATGCGCAAGCTGACTTCCTGA
- a CDS encoding MFS transporter, which produces MHSLPYWRLSGFYFFYFAFVGAMSPFWGLYLKSLEFNAFQIGVLMSLLQVMRIFAPNIWGWFADHTGKRVAIVQIAATLSLVAYVGVFFGTSFLWLFAVMSLMSFFWSASLPLVEATTLSHLGERTEKYGRIRLWGSVGFILAVVGLGYVLDFAPIRFLLWAILGMMLGLALLARHIPEARVMPHASDQLPVWQVIKQPVVLAFFAASFFNAAAHGPYYTFYSIYLVDHGYSKSSVGWLWALGVVSEILVFLWMPRLMRHFSLRQILLASVALGVLRFLIIGWGISSVGLVLFAQVLHAATFGSWQAAGIEVIHRLFRGKHQAKGQALYNSLSFGAGGTLGGLYAGYTWDALSPQTTFTIAAAFSAIAFLLVYWKLKPQFIENSH; this is translated from the coding sequence ATGCATTCCCTCCCCTACTGGCGCCTGTCCGGCTTCTATTTCTTCTACTTCGCCTTCGTCGGCGCCATGTCGCCGTTCTGGGGGCTCTACCTCAAGTCGCTGGAATTCAACGCCTTCCAGATCGGCGTGCTGATGTCGCTGCTGCAGGTGATGCGCATCTTCGCCCCCAACATCTGGGGCTGGTTCGCCGACCATACCGGCAAGCGCGTCGCCATCGTGCAGATCGCTGCGACCCTGAGCCTGGTGGCTTACGTCGGCGTGTTCTTCGGCACCAGTTTCCTGTGGCTGTTCGCGGTAATGTCGCTGATGAGTTTTTTCTGGAGCGCTTCGCTGCCGCTGGTGGAGGCCACCACGCTGAGCCACCTCGGCGAGCGCACGGAAAAATACGGCCGCATCCGCCTGTGGGGCTCGGTCGGGTTCATCCTCGCGGTGGTGGGGCTGGGCTACGTGCTGGATTTCGCGCCGATCCGTTTCCTGCTGTGGGCGATCCTCGGCATGATGCTGGGCCTGGCGCTGCTCGCGCGCCACATTCCGGAAGCCCGGGTGATGCCCCATGCCAGCGATCAGTTGCCGGTATGGCAGGTCATCAAGCAGCCGGTGGTGCTGGCGTTTTTCGCCGCCAGCTTTTTCAACGCCGCCGCCCACGGCCCCTACTACACCTTCTACTCCATCTACCTGGTAGACCACGGCTATTCCAAAAGCAGCGTCGGCTGGCTATGGGCGCTGGGGGTCGTGAGCGAAATCCTGGTGTTCCTGTGGATGCCGCGCCTGATGCGCCATTTCAGCCTGCGTCAGATTCTGCTGGCAAGCGTCGCCCTGGGCGTGCTGCGCTTTCTCATCATTGGCTGGGGGATCAGCTCGGTGGGCCTGGTACTGTTCGCCCAGGTCCTGCACGCCGCGACCTTCGGCTCCTGGCAGGCGGCGGGGATCGAGGTCATCCACCGGCTGTTCCGCGGCAAGCATCAGGCCAAGGGGCAGGCGCTCTACAACAGCCTGTCTTTCGGCGCCGGCGGAACGCTGGGGGGCTTATACGCGGGCTATACCTGGGACGCCCTGAGCCCGCAGACCACGTTCACCATTGCAGCCGCCTTTTCCGCAATCGCGTTCCTGCTGGTGTACTGGAAGCTGAAGCCGCAATTCATCGAGAACAGCCATTAG
- a CDS encoding endonuclease/exonuclease/phosphatase family protein has translation MAPKEALQGTEASVVNSLHIATYNIHKGFSQFNQRLVLHELRDQLRAMQPDVVFLQEVQGVHLLHAEQHDGWPEESQYEFLAESIWPEFAYGKNAVYPEGHHGNAILSRYPITRWENVDISAHPSEQRGLLHSEIQVPGWDRKLHCICVHLGLFARWRRKQMHALREHIERLVPPDEPLIIAGDFNDWRFEACRFMVREMHLKEAFEQVHGMPARSYPSRLPVLHLDRIYVRGLRVKSAQVHSGHPWSRISDHAPLSAVFSRA, from the coding sequence ATGGCCCCAAAAGAGGCCCTGCAAGGCACTGAAGCCAGCGTTGTCAATTCATTGCACATTGCAACCTACAATATCCACAAAGGCTTCTCGCAGTTCAACCAGCGCCTGGTGCTGCACGAGCTGCGCGACCAGCTGCGCGCCATGCAGCCGGACGTGGTGTTTCTGCAGGAAGTGCAGGGCGTGCACCTGTTGCACGCCGAGCAACACGACGGTTGGCCGGAGGAGTCGCAGTACGAGTTTCTTGCCGAATCGATCTGGCCCGAGTTCGCCTACGGCAAGAACGCGGTGTATCCCGAGGGGCATCACGGCAACGCCATCCTGAGCCGCTACCCCATCACGCGCTGGGAGAACGTCGACATCTCCGCCCATCCCTCCGAGCAGCGCGGCCTGCTCCACAGCGAAATCCAGGTTCCCGGCTGGGACCGCAAGCTGCATTGCATCTGCGTGCATCTCGGCCTGTTCGCCCGCTGGCGCAGGAAGCAGATGCATGCGCTGCGGGAGCATATCGAGCGCCTGGTGCCGCCGGACGAGCCGCTCATCATCGCCGGCGATTTCAACGACTGGCGCTTCGAGGCGTGCCGTTTCATGGTGCGCGAAATGCACCTGAAAGAAGCCTTCGAGCAGGTGCACGGCATGCCGGCACGCAGCTACCCATCGCGCTTGCCGGTGCTGCACCTCGACCGCATTTACGTGCGCGGGCTGCGGGTGAAGAGCGCCCAGGTGCATTCCGGGCACCCCTGGTCGCGCATTTCGGACCATGCGCCGCTGAGCGCGGTTTTCTCGCGCGCATGA
- a CDS encoding ferritin-like domain-containing protein: MSHIDDRVIELARTALSLEFGGEHFYRHAAEMTQNPSGKAMFLRLAEEENTRRDDTHTLFGAIIGADAWQQLVAEEAKYAHPSKVVAELEAAVAHRGHALVADDTQALRHAMDLERRAIHLFEELATHTHDPVIVGLIGKMADEERLQYDLLQAQLDSVLNVGLWLDQPEFRMDGKF, translated from the coding sequence ATGAGCCACATCGACGACAGAGTGATAGAGCTGGCGCGCACTGCGCTGAGCCTGGAATTCGGCGGCGAGCATTTCTACCGTCATGCCGCCGAGATGACCCAAAATCCGAGCGGCAAGGCGATGTTCCTGCGCCTGGCGGAGGAAGAAAATACGCGCCGGGACGATACCCACACGCTGTTCGGCGCGATCATTGGCGCAGACGCGTGGCAACAGCTGGTCGCCGAGGAGGCGAAGTATGCCCACCCCTCGAAAGTGGTGGCCGAGCTCGAAGCCGCCGTCGCCCACCGCGGCCACGCGCTGGTCGCCGACGACACCCAGGCGCTGCGTCATGCCATGGATCTGGAGCGGCGGGCGATTCACCTGTTCGAGGAGCTGGCCACCCATACCCACGACCCGGTAATCGTCGGGCTGATCGGCAAGATGGCCGACGAGGAGCGCCTGCAGTACGACCTGCTGCAGGCCCAGCTGGACAGCGTGCTGAACGTCGGCTTGTGGCTCGACCAGCCGGAATTCCGCATGGACGGGAAGTTCTGA
- a CDS encoding protein adenylyltransferase SelO, which produces MKKLDQLNFANSFARLSETFHSRLAPTPLPDPYLVSFNADAAQLIDMDHGEAGRADFAEHFIGNRLLPGSEPLAMLYAGHQFGHYVQQLGDGRAILLGEVKNKAGESWEVQLKGAGTTPYSRSGDGRAVLRSSIREYLCSEAMHGLGIPTTRALCIVGSDQEVYRESIESAAVVTRMAPSHVRFGSFEVFYYRKQQAPIAQLADYVIERHFPHLAAAPDKYPQFLGEVVARTAQLMAKWQAVGFAHGVMNTDNMSILGLTFDYGPFGFMDSYNPGYVCNHSDHGGRYAFDQQPHIGLWNLTALAQALTPILAVDDANAALMRYEAIFGEHYLELMRAKLGLASARPDDAALVEKLLEIMQANRVDYTHLFRSLGNFDSAPGAENPRLRDQFIDRAAFDAWAEAYRARLQAEQSTDAERKERMDRVNPKYILRNYLAQVAIRKAEESRDFSEVERLLALLKRPFDEQPEMESYAALPPDWAQHIEVSCSS; this is translated from the coding sequence ATGAAAAAACTCGATCAGCTCAATTTCGCCAACAGCTTTGCCCGGCTGTCGGAGACCTTCCACAGCCGCCTTGCGCCGACGCCCCTGCCCGACCCCTACCTGGTGAGCTTCAACGCCGATGCGGCGCAGCTGATCGACATGGACCACGGCGAAGCCGGGCGCGCCGATTTCGCCGAGCATTTCATCGGCAACCGCCTCCTGCCGGGCAGCGAGCCGCTCGCCATGCTCTACGCCGGCCACCAGTTCGGCCACTACGTGCAGCAGCTGGGCGACGGGCGCGCTATCCTGCTGGGCGAGGTGAAAAACAAGGCGGGCGAGTCCTGGGAGGTCCAGCTCAAGGGCGCTGGCACCACCCCCTATTCGCGCAGCGGCGACGGCCGCGCCGTGCTGCGTTCCAGCATCCGCGAATACCTGTGTTCGGAAGCCATGCACGGCCTCGGCATCCCGACCACGCGCGCGCTGTGCATCGTCGGCAGCGACCAGGAGGTGTACCGCGAATCCATCGAAAGCGCCGCCGTGGTGACGCGCATGGCGCCGTCCCACGTGCGCTTCGGCTCGTTCGAGGTGTTCTACTACCGCAAGCAGCAGGCGCCCATCGCGCAGCTGGCGGACTACGTCATCGAGCGGCATTTCCCCCACCTCGCCGCAGCGCCGGACAAGTACCCCCAGTTCCTCGGCGAAGTGGTGGCGCGCACCGCGCAGCTGATGGCCAAGTGGCAGGCGGTAGGCTTCGCCCACGGCGTGATGAACACCGACAACATGTCCATCCTCGGCCTGACTTTCGACTACGGCCCGTTCGGCTTCATGGACAGCTACAACCCCGGCTATGTGTGCAATCACTCCGACCACGGCGGGCGCTACGCCTTCGACCAGCAGCCGCACATCGGCCTGTGGAACCTCACCGCCCTGGCGCAGGCGCTGACGCCGATCCTCGCGGTGGACGACGCCAACGCGGCGCTGATGCGCTATGAAGCGATTTTCGGCGAACATTACCTGGAACTGATGCGCGCCAAGCTCGGGCTGGCGAGCGCCCGTCCCGACGACGCCGCGCTGGTGGAAAAGCTGCTGGAAATCATGCAGGCCAACCGGGTCGATTACACCCACCTGTTCCGCAGCCTGGGAAATTTCGATTCCGCACCGGGCGCGGAAAACCCCAGGCTGCGCGACCAGTTCATCGACCGCGCCGCCTTCGACGCCTGGGCCGAAGCCTACCGCGCCCGCCTGCAAGCCGAGCAGAGCACAGATGCCGAGCGCAAAGAGCGCATGGACCGCGTCAACCCGAAATACATCCTGCGCAATTACCTGGCCCAGGTCGCCATCCGCAAGGCGGAGGAATCACGCGATTTTTCCGAAGTCGAGCGTCTGCTGGCGCTGCTCAAGCGCCCGTTCGACGAACAGCCGGAGATGGAAAGCTACGCCGCCCTGCCGCCCGACTGGGCGCAACATATCGAAGTGAGCTGCTCGTCATGA
- a CDS encoding DUF938 domain-containing protein yields the protein MKPYAESCEQNRDPILTVLQSVFADRKQVLEIASGTGQHAVYFGAALPHLTWQTSELPVNHAGIHAWLDEAQLPNVLPPLAIDVNDAAWPLERVDAIFNANTVHIVAWPAVERMFAGIGRVLEVGGCLCLYGPFNYRGAFTSESNARFDAWLKARDPESGVRDFEAVNQLAVSQGLVLVQDIAMPANNRSLVWRKVDAG from the coding sequence ATGAAACCCTACGCCGAATCCTGCGAACAAAACCGCGACCCCATCCTGACCGTGCTGCAGTCGGTTTTCGCCGACCGCAAGCAGGTGCTGGAAATCGCCAGCGGCACCGGGCAGCACGCCGTGTACTTCGGCGCGGCGCTGCCCCACCTGACCTGGCAGACCAGCGAACTGCCCGTCAACCACGCCGGCATCCACGCCTGGCTGGACGAAGCGCAACTGCCCAACGTGCTGCCGCCGCTGGCCATCGACGTGAACGACGCGGCATGGCCGCTGGAAAGAGTCGACGCGATCTTCAACGCCAATACCGTGCACATCGTTGCGTGGCCCGCGGTGGAGCGCATGTTCGCGGGCATCGGGCGCGTGCTGGAGGTGGGCGGATGCTTGTGCCTGTACGGGCCGTTCAACTACCGCGGGGCTTTCACTTCGGAAAGCAACGCGCGCTTCGATGCCTGGCTCAAGGCACGCGATCCGGAAAGCGGGGTGCGGGATTTCGAGGCGGTCAATCAGCTGGCGGTGAGTCAGGGACTGGTTCTGGTGCAGGATATAGCCATGCCGGCCAACAACCGCAGCCTGGTGTGGCGGAAGGTGGATGCTGGTTAA
- a CDS encoding HNH endonuclease signature motif containing protein, with amino-acid sequence MDCRNKRAIVRAERIKANGGSHTKEEWEALLARSPTCAVCGRNWPEVPPRPDSRYKNTWTKGHKIPIFHGGSDAISNIQAECYECNFKKNAGKLKTSKDHVVARDQDRFSRAFCFVLKSGKEIYPVKMKCRETGKIAFRISPGGTGGNTKKASEEVDETTMMHKVLLDGYAVRCSSLDGEVNGLYKAGHRSVREVRRSA; translated from the coding sequence ATGGATTGCAGAAACAAGAGAGCTATCGTCCGCGCTGAACGAATAAAGGCGAATGGAGGTTCCCACACGAAAGAAGAATGGGAAGCATTGCTCGCGAGAAGCCCGACATGTGCAGTGTGCGGCCGAAATTGGCCGGAAGTGCCGCCCAGACCGGACTCACGGTACAAGAATACGTGGACCAAAGGTCACAAGATCCCTATATTCCACGGAGGCTCTGATGCCATCTCAAATATCCAGGCAGAATGTTATGAATGTAATTTCAAGAAAAATGCTGGAAAACTAAAGACATCAAAGGATCATGTTGTGGCCAGAGATCAAGACCGCTTCTCGCGCGCATTTTGTTTCGTTCTGAAATCAGGGAAAGAAATCTACCCTGTGAAAATGAAATGCCGCGAAACTGGAAAAATTGCATTTCGAATATCCCCGGGAGGAACCGGTGGAAATACCAAAAAAGCTAGCGAAGAAGTCGATGAAACAACCATGATGCACAAGGTACTGTTGGATGGTTACGCTGTGCGGTGCTCATCATTGGACGGCGAAGTAAATGGACTCTACAAAGCTGGTCACCGTTCGGTTCGCGAAGTTCGGCGCTCGGCCTAA
- a CDS encoding 4Fe-4S dicluster domain-containing protein, which produces MSAAENLAEERHITVYIMGKAYEVPAEATIMGAIEYAGHQIIRGAGCREGYCGACATIYRLPGDYKIRTGLACMTLVEDGMTLAQIPSVPAEKAIYDIEKLKPDVSAMMQVYPTIFRCVACNTCTKACPQGLQVMDYIQAAKRGDIAAVMDLSFDCVECGLCMLRCPAEITQPLVGILGKRLYGRYLRKESPDLVAKVKAVEDGAFEAEYAEMMALSREALSQRYYALDSE; this is translated from the coding sequence ATGAGTGCAGCGGAAAATCTGGCGGAAGAGCGCCATATCACGGTCTACATCATGGGCAAGGCCTACGAGGTGCCGGCCGAGGCGACCATCATGGGCGCCATCGAGTATGCCGGCCACCAGATCATCCGCGGCGCCGGCTGCCGCGAAGGCTATTGCGGCGCCTGCGCCACCATCTACCGCCTGCCCGGCGACTACAAGATACGCACCGGCCTGGCCTGCATGACCCTGGTCGAGGACGGCATGACGCTGGCCCAGATCCCCTCGGTTCCCGCCGAAAAGGCGATCTACGACATCGAGAAACTCAAGCCCGACGTCAGCGCCATGATGCAGGTGTACCCCACGATTTTCCGCTGCGTCGCCTGCAACACCTGCACCAAGGCCTGCCCGCAGGGGCTCCAGGTCATGGATTACATCCAGGCCGCCAAGCGCGGCGACATCGCGGCGGTGATGGATTTGTCCTTCGACTGCGTCGAGTGCGGGCTGTGCATGCTGCGCTGCCCGGCCGAGATCACGCAACCGCTGGTCGGCATCCTGGGGAAACGTCTTTACGGCCGCTATCTGCGCAAGGAAAGCCCGGATCTGGTGGCCAAGGTCAAGGCCGTGGAGGACGGCGCCTTCGAGGCGGAATATGCCGAGATGATGGCGCTGAGCCGCGAGGCCTTGTCCCAGCGTTACTACGCCCTCGACAGCGAATAA
- the clsB gene encoding cardiolipin synthase ClsB, which translates to MTQFLDGNQVSLLCNGAEYFPALVAAIDQAAREIYLETYIFEYDSTGRAIAAALKRAARRGVTTHLLLDGYGGKTLPREAIEEMRGDGVQVLIYRPSLAKFRRSSYRRLHRKIVVVDSRVAFVGGINIIDDMDTPGQTPPRYDYAVRVEGPLLPQIYEAARKLWGLVSWSQLKRRRRRQPPAFSPVPSGDVSASFVIRDNIGHRKDIEEAYLDAINNARSEIVLANAYFLPGRHFRQALIQAAARGVRVVLLLQGRVEYVLLHYATRALYGVFLDAGIEIYEYHRSFMHAKVAVVDGNWATVGSSNIDPFSLLLSREANVLVDDAGFAARLRASLEQAMEEGSRVVTSAHWKRQPLHLRLFSWLSYGGVRLLVGVTGYGRKGA; encoded by the coding sequence ATGACCCAGTTTCTCGACGGCAATCAGGTCAGCCTGCTGTGTAATGGCGCCGAATACTTCCCGGCGCTGGTAGCCGCGATCGACCAGGCGGCACGGGAAATCTACCTGGAAACCTACATTTTCGAGTACGACAGCACCGGCAGGGCAATTGCCGCGGCGCTTAAGCGCGCGGCGCGGCGCGGCGTGACGACTCACTTGCTGCTCGACGGTTACGGCGGGAAAACCTTGCCGCGCGAGGCAATCGAAGAAATGCGCGGCGACGGGGTGCAGGTGCTGATTTACCGCCCTTCGCTCGCCAAGTTCCGGCGCAGCAGCTACCGCCGCCTGCACCGCAAGATCGTGGTGGTGGACAGCCGCGTCGCCTTCGTCGGCGGCATCAATATCATCGACGACATGGATACGCCCGGCCAGACGCCGCCGCGCTACGATTACGCGGTCAGGGTGGAAGGGCCGCTGTTGCCGCAAATCTACGAGGCGGCGAGAAAGCTGTGGGGGCTGGTCTCCTGGTCCCAGCTCAAGCGGCGGCGCCGCCGCCAGCCGCCTGCCTTCAGCCCCGTTCCGTCGGGCGACGTGAGCGCGTCATTCGTGATCCGCGACAATATCGGCCACCGCAAGGACATCGAGGAAGCCTACCTGGACGCGATCAACAATGCGCGTTCCGAGATCGTGCTCGCCAACGCCTATTTCCTGCCCGGGCGCCATTTCCGCCAGGCGCTGATCCAGGCGGCGGCGCGCGGGGTGCGGGTGGTTCTGCTGCTGCAGGGGCGGGTGGAATATGTGCTGCTGCACTACGCCACGCGCGCCTTGTACGGCGTTTTCCTGGATGCGGGGATCGAAATCTACGAGTATCACCGCAGCTTCATGCATGCCAAGGTGGCGGTGGTGGACGGCAACTGGGCCACGGTGGGTTCGTCCAATATCGATCCCTTCAGCCTGCTGCTGTCGCGCGAAGCCAACGTGCTGGTAGACGACGCCGGTTTTGCCGCGCGACTGCGGGCAAGCCTGGAGCAGGCGATGGAAGAGGGCTCGCGCGTGGTGACGTCGGCGCACTGGAAGCGCCAGCCGCTTCACCTTAGGCTGTTTTCCTGGCTCAGTTACGGCGGGGTGCGCCTGCTGGTCGGCGTCACCGGCTATGGCAGGAAGGGCGCCTGA
- a CDS encoding CoB--CoM heterodisulfide reductase iron-sulfur subunit B family protein produces MKLIYYPGCTLKNQARNFDVSTVSSMAELDVEVEELARWNCCGTVHALASDDVMHRMAPVTNLIRVKEANASEFMTSCAMCYNTLKRANIDVKKRADALETINQFLYLEETKYAGDVDVLHLLEYLRDRVGFDKLAEKVKKPLTGLRVACYYGCLLVRPKEVAFDDAENPVVMENLISALGGTPVPFPQKTECCGAHHTVGNPEIVAERTDKIMGSAHEQAADLVVVSCPLCAFNLDFRQDDARRLNPDFHHLPVLYFTQLMALAFGCDDASLRFDLHHIDPLPALAARGLA; encoded by the coding sequence ATGAAACTGATTTACTACCCCGGCTGCACGCTGAAGAACCAGGCCAGAAACTTCGACGTTTCCACCGTTTCGTCGATGGCGGAGCTGGACGTGGAGGTCGAGGAACTGGCGCGCTGGAACTGCTGCGGCACGGTGCATGCGCTGGCCTCCGACGACGTCATGCACCGCATGGCGCCGGTGACCAACCTGATCCGCGTCAAGGAGGCCAATGCCAGCGAGTTCATGACCTCCTGCGCGATGTGCTACAACACCCTGAAGCGCGCCAACATCGACGTGAAGAAGCGCGCCGATGCGCTCGAAACCATCAACCAGTTCCTTTATCTCGAAGAAACCAAGTACGCGGGCGATGTCGACGTGCTCCACCTGCTCGAATACCTGCGCGACCGCGTCGGCTTCGACAAGCTGGCCGAAAAGGTGAAAAAACCGCTCACCGGCCTGCGCGTGGCCTGCTACTACGGCTGCCTGCTGGTGCGCCCGAAGGAAGTCGCCTTCGACGATGCCGAGAACCCGGTGGTCATGGAGAACCTGATCTCCGCCCTCGGCGGCACGCCGGTGCCCTTCCCGCAGAAGACCGAATGCTGCGGCGCCCACCATACGGTCGGCAACCCGGAGATCGTCGCCGAGCGCACCGACAAGATCATGGGTTCGGCGCACGAGCAGGCGGCCGACCTGGTGGTGGTGAGCTGCCCGCTGTGTGCTTTCAACCTGGATTTCCGCCAGGACGACGCGCGCCGTCTCAACCCAGACTTCCACCATCTGCCGGTGCTCTACTTCACCCAGCTGATGGCGCTGGCGTTCGGCTGCGACGACGCGTCGCTGCGTTTCGACCTGCACCACATCGACCCGCTGCCGGCCCTGGCGGCGCGCGGACTCGCCTGA
- a CDS encoding FAD-binding protein, which yields MYPEYMAESLRKVAQTRPGRLELARKPAPVYPPMNAEERQAVLEGFHPDYEPSARRPVRVGPNRGETLTTEVADLLESHSWLRSEQVDLEHPDFETDLLIIGGGGAGCNAALVAMQEHGMRSMIATKLRMGDSNTIMSQGGMQAAVSATDSPTRHFLDAIGGGHFENKPELVKALTEDGPAVVKWLEDLGVVWDKEEDGSMQVLHGGGTSRKRMVSCRDYTGAMIMRTLMDEVRNHPDMITIKEFMPAVELIMDDEGRCAGAILYSMDSEEFFTVKAKSTLIATGGYGRLHIRGYDTTNHYGATGDGLVMAYRAGAKLMYMDSVQYHPTGASFPEQIAGFLITEKIRGAGGQPLNKDGELFVFPREPRDIEASAIIRECVQNGGGVETPSGRLGVWLDSPLIDMLHGEGYVAHQFPAMYRQYIRYGIDINKLPMLIYPSLHYQNGGVEINERCETDIPGLYVAGEATGGLHGRNRLMGNSVLDYNVFGRRAGRYAGEYAKSVKLGRLSLAHLDKFEQELADSGVQTDLVTPILLPSYAPKDVKKRRLVRGGNVLPGASVLHNRLHDERSGN from the coding sequence ATGTATCCAGAATACATGGCGGAATCGTTGCGCAAGGTAGCGCAAACGCGCCCGGGACGTTTGGAACTGGCGCGCAAGCCCGCCCCTGTCTATCCGCCCATGAACGCCGAGGAACGGCAAGCGGTGCTGGAAGGCTTCCACCCCGATTACGAACCCAGCGCGCGGCGCCCGGTGCGCGTCGGCCCCAACCGCGGCGAGACGCTGACCACCGAGGTCGCCGACCTGCTGGAATCCCACTCCTGGCTGCGCAGCGAACAGGTGGATCTCGAACACCCGGATTTCGAAACCGATCTGCTGATCATCGGCGGCGGCGGCGCCGGCTGCAATGCCGCGCTGGTCGCCATGCAGGAACACGGCATGCGCTCCATGATCGCCACCAAGCTGCGCATGGGCGACTCCAACACCATCATGTCGCAGGGCGGCATGCAGGCCGCGGTGTCGGCCACCGACTCGCCCACCCGCCATTTCCTCGACGCCATCGGCGGCGGCCACTTCGAGAACAAGCCCGAGCTGGTCAAGGCGCTCACAGAGGACGGCCCGGCCGTGGTGAAGTGGCTGGAAGACCTGGGCGTGGTGTGGGACAAGGAAGAAGACGGCTCGATGCAGGTGCTGCACGGCGGCGGCACTTCAAGAAAACGCATGGTGTCGTGCCGCGACTACACCGGCGCCATGATCATGCGCACCCTGATGGACGAGGTGCGCAACCATCCCGACATGATCACCATCAAGGAATTCATGCCGGCGGTGGAGCTGATCATGGACGACGAAGGCCGCTGCGCCGGCGCGATCCTATACAGCATGGACAGCGAGGAATTCTTCACCGTCAAGGCGAAATCCACCCTCATCGCCACCGGCGGCTACGGCCGCCTGCACATCCGCGGCTACGACACCACCAACCACTACGGCGCCACCGGCGACGGACTGGTGATGGCCTACCGCGCCGGCGCCAAGCTGATGTACATGGACTCGGTGCAGTACCACCCGACCGGCGCGTCCTTTCCCGAGCAGATCGCCGGCTTCCTCATCACCGAAAAAATTCGCGGCGCCGGCGGCCAGCCGCTCAACAAGGACGGCGAGCTGTTCGTCTTCCCGCGCGAGCCGCGCGACATCGAGGCCTCGGCCATCATCCGCGAATGCGTGCAGAACGGCGGCGGCGTCGAGACCCCCTCGGGGCGCCTCGGCGTGTGGCTGGACTCGCCGCTCATCGACATGCTGCACGGCGAAGGCTACGTGGCCCACCAGTTCCCGGCCATGTACCGCCAGTACATCCGCTACGGCATCGACATCAACAAGCTGCCGATGCTGATCTACCCGTCGCTGCACTACCAGAACGGCGGGGTCGAGATCAACGAGCGCTGCGAGACCGATATCCCCGGCCTGTACGTGGCGGGCGAAGCCACCGGCGGCCTGCACGGGCGCAACCGGCTGATGGGCAACTCGGTGCTCGACTACAACGTGTTCGGGCGGCGCGCCGGACGCTATGCCGGCGAATACGCCAAGAGCGTCAAACTCGGTCGGCTCAGCCTGGCGCATCTCGACAAATTCGAGCAAGAGCTGGCGGATTCCGGCGTACAAACCGACCTGGTGACGCCGATCCTGCTGCCCTCCTACGCGCCCAAGGACGTCAAGAAACGCCGCCTGGTGCGCGGCGGCAACGTGCTGCCCGGCGCCTCGGTGCTGCACAACCGGCTGCACGACGAAAGGTCCGGCAACTGA
- a CDS encoding type II toxin-antitoxin system HicB family antitoxin — protein MRYAIVVEKAENNYSAYVPDLPGCVATGATVEETEREIREAIGFHIEGLIEDGLPVPQPSSIVEYLEIAA, from the coding sequence ATGCGTTACGCAATCGTTGTCGAGAAGGCGGAAAATAATTATTCAGCCTATGTGCCGGATTTACCCGGTTGTGTCGCTACCGGCGCTACCGTCGAAGAAACCGAGCGAGAAATACGCGAAGCCATCGGCTTCCACATCGAGGGGCTCATTGAAGATGGTCTGCCCGTTCCCCAACCGTCAAGCATCGTCGAGTACCTTGAAATCGCAGCCTAA